The Fundulus heteroclitus isolate FHET01 chromosome 13, MU-UCD_Fhet_4.1, whole genome shotgun sequence genome contains a region encoding:
- the LOC110367726 gene encoding uncharacterized protein LOC110367726 has protein sequence MTYFRTAEKLAICCLMVAFFLLLITWFWDQNDSDVIKDVSTVTLLNSADPTITQAFKSPHLQRGVKRHVIDHHGATDNLWWQFAATTARKVTNSSCYVCTHLLHATQGSSLLQPWKVNITTVLSFFSACTAAPCNRSHILEASKPLKYFPCAINFSHHSVRFPYGFSNATNVSVAGSVMTHSVSSHMRSAPLCFVLPCAGSSFNLGNAVNCDNTVPASCALTDNRPSCADDPLKLWLRVFNLTKWGLRGGAFSSLQVYTPSPDGYPCPTNMDCGVHTSECPESQEEGNQDINGTRDSLGNISQGWTGRCVSSELITTLLNELEPGGGRQFVYASA, from the exons ATGACCTACTTCAGGACTGCTGAAAAGCTGGCAATATGTTGCCTTATGGTtgcatttttccttttattaatTACATGGTTTTGGGATCAAAATGATTCCGATGTTATTAAGGATGTTTCTACTGTTACTCTGTTAAATTCAGCTGATCCAACTATCACTCAGGCTTTTAAGTCTCCTCATTTGCAAAGAGGGGTAAAACGACATGTTATTGATCATCATGGCGCAACTGACAATCTTTGGTGGCAATTTGCAGCTACTACTGCTCGAAAGGTTACAAACAGTAGTTGTTATGTTTGCACCCACTTGCTGCATGCAACTCAGGGGTCATCTTTACTCCAACCATGGAAAGTTAACATCACCACTGTGTTATCATTTTTTTCCGCCTGTACAGCAGCGCCCTGTAACAGGTCCCATATCCTCGAGGCTTCTAAACCCCTGAAATATTTTCCCTGTGCAATTAATTTTTCTCATCATTCTGTGCGCTTTCCTTATGGCTTCTCAAATGCTACGAATGTTAGTGTTGCAGGTTCTGTTATGACCCATTCAGTGTCATCACATATGCGGTCAGCACCCCTGTGTTTTGTTCTTCCCTGCGCCGGATCCAGCTTTAATTTGGGGAACGCAGTTAACTGTGACAATACTGTGCCAGCTTCTTGTGCACTTACGGATAATAGACCTTCATGTGCAGACGACCCATTGAAACTATGGCTAAGAGTGTTTAATTTGACCAAATGGGGTTTAAGGGGTGGTGCTTTTTCTTCCCTCCAGGTGTATACTCCATCTCCTGATGGTTATCCATGTCCTACTAATATG GATTGTGGCGTCCATACCAGTGAGTGCCCAGAATCGCAAGAAGAGGGGAACCAGGATATCAATGGGACGCGAGATAGCCTCGGGAATATTTCCCAG